The Pseudomonas sp. GD03919 region GCCATCGCATGCTTCAGGCGCTCGTAGGTGATGCGCTCATGCGCGGCGTGCATGTCCACCACAACCATGCCCTGGGCATTCTCGGCGAGGATGTAGACCCCCTTGAGCTGCGCCACGGCATAGCCGAGCGGCGGAATGTCGCCCTGCTCCTGCGGCAGCGCTGCGGACGACGCAGCAGGCAGCGGGGCGAAATACTCGCGATAGGCGGCCTGCGCTTCGGCAGCCGGTACGCCGGGGTTGCCGGCCGGCTGCTGATAACCGGCACCTGCACCACGCCAGGCCGGCTGCGCATTGGCCACTGAGGTTTCCAGCACGCTGGCGGCCAGGCCCATTTCGCCCTGCGGGCCAAATTCTCCGGCGGCCAGGCCGCTTGCACGCGACATGGGTGAGATGGCCGCCGGAGCGGCCACCTGATCTTCCGGGCGCACATCGGCCAAGACCCGATGCAGGGTGCCATAGAGGAAGTCATGCACCATGCGGCTGTCACGGAAGCGCACTTCGTGCTTGGTCGGGTGAACGTTGACATCCACCGTGCTCGGATCGATTTCCAGAAACAGCACAAAGGTCGGGTGCCGGCCATTGAACAGCACGTCGCGATAGGCCTGGCGCACCGCATGAGCGACCAGCTTGTCGCGCACCATGCGGCCGTTGACGTAGAAATACTGCAGATCCGCCTGGCTGCGCGAGAAGGTCGGCAAGCCGACCCAACCCCACAAGCGCAGACCACCGCGCTCGATCTCGATCGGCAGCGCCTGCTCCAGAAAAGCCGGCCCGCAAACTGAGGCGACACGACGCGCACGACTGATCTCGTCACCCGCCTCGTGCAGGCTGAGCACCGTCTTGCCGTTATGGCGCAGGTGAAAGCCGACATCGAAACGGGCCAGCGCCAGGCGCTTGATCACTTCCTGCAGGTGATCGAATTCGGTTTTCTCGGCGCGCAAGAACTTGCGCCGTGCCGGGGTATTGAAGAACAGGTCGCGCACTTCCACCGAGGTACCCACCGGGTGCGCAGCAGGCTGCACGCGTGGCTCCATGTCACGGCCTTCGGTTTCCACCTGCCAGGCCTGGTCGGCGTCGGCGGTACGCGAGGTCAGGGTCAGGCGCGATACCGAGCTGATCGACGCCAGCGCCTCGCCACGAAAGCCCATGCTGAGCACGGCTTCGAGGTCTTCCAGCTCACGAATCTTGCTGGTGGCGTGGCGAGCCAGGGCCAGCGGCAGGTCGTCCGGGGCGATGCCACTGCC contains the following coding sequences:
- the mutL gene encoding DNA mismatch repair endonuclease MutL; the encoded protein is MSVMSRIHLLSPRLANQIAAGEVVERPASVAKELLENSLDSGARRIDVDVEQGGVKLLKVRDDGSGIAPDDLPLALARHATSKIRELEDLEAVLSMGFRGEALASISSVSRLTLTSRTADADQAWQVETEGRDMEPRVQPAAHPVGTSVEVRDLFFNTPARRKFLRAEKTEFDHLQEVIKRLALARFDVGFHLRHNGKTVLSLHEAGDEISRARRVASVCGPAFLEQALPIEIERGGLRLWGWVGLPTFSRSQADLQYFYVNGRMVRDKLVAHAVRQAYRDVLFNGRHPTFVLFLEIDPSTVDVNVHPTKHEVRFRDSRMVHDFLYGTLHRVLADVRPEDQVAAPAAISPMSRASGLAAGEFGPQGEMGLAASVLETSVANAQPAWRGAGAGYQQPAGNPGVPAAEAQAAYREYFAPLPAASSAALPQEQGDIPPLGYAVAQLKGVYILAENAQGMVVVDMHAAHERITYERLKHAMASEGLRGQPLLVPESIALSQREADCAEEHGQWFQRLGFELQRLGEETLAIRQIPALLKQAEATQLVRDVLADLLEYGTSDRIQAHLNELLATMACHGAVRANRRLTIPEMNALLRDMEQTERSGQCNHGRPTWTQLSMDQLDKLFMRGQ